The Helicobacter fennelliae nucleotide sequence TACTACAAGCGTATGTCCTAGCACAGAAGTAGCTGGTACGCGCGGGGTTTGACTCCATCGTTTTTGGAATCTCAACTGCCCAAACATCGTAACAATCTCAGAAATATTTTTAAAAAGCACAATTTGCTTCATTCCATTGAGATTATACAACTGCTCAACTTCCTTATCAATCGAGGCTTTGATATTTTCCACATCAAACATATATGGATTAAAGCGATAAATAATATCAAATTCCCATTTGGAAGCATAATAATGCGCCGCGCGCAGAATCTGTGTCTCGATACTTTGGTGTGTATGGCTCAAATAATGCTCGAAATCCTCGAAAAATTCGTATTCTTGCAAATCCTCTCTCAACTCTTTTATCACAAATTGCGCTAGATCTTTTTTGTGATACCTTTGAAGCTCGTGAAATACTGGCGGCTTAATGTCTGTCAGCACAACGCGCGCAAAAAAATCAAAGCAAAAATACAAAATTAATCTCTCCCAATCAATCTCTTTGCCATCTATCTCTTCGTATTTGGCAAGCAAATATGTAATCACCATTTTGTGCGCTTGCTTATCAAGTTCGACAAATTCCACAGGGCAGGCTTGATCATTCCACCTATGGATCGAAGCGGCGACAAATATTTTGCGTAATAATGAGGCTTTGAGACGCGGTGTTTTCATTTTGTATTTCCACTGATTGTATTATTAGCTGTATTTGTGCTTTGCGCGCCTGTATTTTGTATATTTATACTTTGATGAATAATCTCTTCTACCATTTGACTAATCGCGCTTTGCAAGGTCGCTAGATTCTGGGATTTTGCAAAATCTTGATTAGAATCTATGGGCTTTTGTATAGAGATATGCTTGCTATATATAATATCCATATTTACGCCACTCATTATGATGAGATTTGCTTTTACCACAGCCTCGCTTGTTTTTTTGTCATTGTCTGTTTTGTCGTCATTGTGTAGGCTCAAATCCAAAATCTCTAGCATAATTGTTTTTTTCTCAGCACCAAATGATGTAAAAAATACACATTTCTCCAAAGCCTTAGATTCTAGCGCGCTACGCAAAAGATGCGAAGGTAAATCAATCCACTGCGTATTTGGCAAGGCTTTGAGCTGATTATTATTTCTTGTGATGATGTTTGTTGTATTGAGATGTGAGGGTATGTGTATATCAAGGCGGATTTTTGCAGGATTTACGCATGCAGTGCTTGAAGTGATACCAAAGTCATAATACTCCACACTCGGAATGCTAGATTTAATCTTTACTTCCACGCAACCGCTCCATGCCAATGCCAATCCCAAACAAATAAGTAAATGTAATTGTTTCATTTTTGTTCCCCAAAAAGTGTATTGTATGGATTATTATTAAATTTATCGATTAGATTCTGGCTTTTTTGCAAAAACGAATCAAGATTATGCAAGCTTTTTTCAGCTTGATTGATCGTTGGCAAAAGGGTAGATTTTATATCGTATTCTCCTTGTGAAACTTTCGTATCTATGGTGCTGACAAGGTTATTTGTCGTCTGAAGTATGGAGTCGATTTTTTTACTCATTATATTAAGATCCTTTGCAAAAATATTCAAAGAAGCCATTGTCTGCGAGAAGTTTTCGATATTTTGCTTACTCATTAAAGCGTGAAAGTTATTGAGCACATCAAGCATTCCATTTGCAAGCTGATCGGCTTGATCGGTGATTTTGCCAATGAAATTTTTCTCTAGCAATAAAATAGGCTCATCATCATCGCCAATTAATGGCGCATTGAGTTTTGGCTTGAACGCGAGATAATTTAACCCCGCCAATCCTTGCGCATCAATCACAACGCTTGAACCACGATTAATAGGAATACTTTTGTCAATCGCAACAATAATCTCCACCAATCCTGTTTGGGTATTGAGCTTGATATTTTCCACATTGCCTATGGTTATGCCTTTGTAGCGCACGGGAGTTTTATTGCCAATGCCTAAAACATCATACTGTGTGTAAATATAGTATTTTTTCATCTTATCACTACCCAAGCCAATATGCCCAAACCACAGCACAAACGCGACAAAAGCAATAATAATGACAAAAAACATACCACCAATTAATAAATAATTTACGCGTCTTTCCACAATCGCTCTCCTCGCTTGCTAAAAAATAGATTCTGCTTTGATAGTGAGAGAATCTGGGATTTGAGTTCATTAAGATTTCCTAAAAACTCTATTTTACCATCTTTTAACATCAAAAACCGATCGGCTGTATCATTGATAGAATCTAAATCATGAGTAATCATTACAATCGTCATTTTAAACTCCTCTCGTAATTTGCAAATCAATTGATCAAACTGCTGTGCGCTTGCAGGATCAAGTCCGCTTGTAGGCTCATCTAAAAACAAAATCTCAGGACTTAGTGCTAATGCCCGAGCAAGGCCTACTCGCTTTTTCATACCGCCACTTAATTCATAAGGATACAAATCATACACACTAGAATCTAGCCCAACATTATGGATAAGCGATTTTGCAACTTCTACTATCGTAGATTTTGGATAATGGCTGTATTCTTCAAGAAGCACAGAGACATTTTCAATCACACTCAAAGAGCTATAAAGCGCGCCAAATTGAAATAAAATCCCACATCGATTGAGGAATGTTTGTGGATTCTGAAGATTCCAGATATTTTCACCAAAAATCACAATCTCGCCAGATTTTGGTTTATTCAGCAAAATCATTGAGCGCAGAAGCGTTGATTTGCCACTTCCACTTCCACCCAAAATCCCAAAAATCTCACCCTGCTTTATGTCAAAGCTTAAATTATCATGGATAAGCCTATTGCCGTAAGCTGTGCAGAGATTGCGAACCTCAATAATATTTGTGATGTTTTTGGTGTTTGCCATATTTATATCCCTAATCTTGCTGTCAAAAATGAAAAAATCGCATCAATGGCAATAATCCAAAATAGTGCATTTACCACGCTAATAGTCGTAATGCGCCCAAGCTCTTGGCTATCTCCTTTGATACAAAACCCTCGAAAGCACCCCACAAGTGCTATGGCTGCGCCAAAAAATGGTGCTTTAATAATGCCAAGCCAAAAATGACTCCACTCTACCGTCTCATAGAATCTCCCGATATATGTTTGAAAATCTATGCCTAATTGCACATACACTGCGATCATTCCGCCAATAAGTGAAAACGCATCAGCCAAAAACACCAGCAAAGGCATCGCAATCATAAGTGCAAAAAGTCTAGGAATCACCAAAAACGCGATCGGATTAAAATTCATCGTTTTCATCGCATCTATTTCTTCTGTGATTTGCATAACACCAATTTGAGCAGTGAAGCTTGAAGCACTGCGCCCTGCGATAACAAGTGCCAAAATAAAAGGTCCCATCTCTCGAAGTGAAAGTTTGGCAGTAGTCTCCACGCTCAAAAGTGGCGCGCCAAGTGCTTCAAGCTGCACTGCGCCCTGCAAAGCAATCGCAAATCCTACAATAAATGCTGTCAATAAACTCACTGGCAATGCCTTAAATCCAGACTCGTTGATATGATATAGAAGCGGACTTATGCGGACTTCGCGCTTGAAAAGTGAGAGAGATAAAAAATAAAAACTCATACCTACAAAATTCACAAAATCCAAAAAACTTGCACTAAAATTATAAATATACATACCAAAAGTGCCAATTATATTAACTAGATTCTGCAAAAAAGGCAGTTTTGGCTTAGATTCTGATATTTGATTGACACACAAATCAAATACTTTTTGGGTTTGTGGGGTTGTGATGATTTGGATTTCTATGTCTTTTGTCTGCTGTTTCAAAAAAGTCGCAAATGCAATATCAATCTCCGCATTTTGCGCAAATACAATAGAATCTATGCCTGAAGCAATGAGTTTTTGCAAGGTGATAAGCTGTGATTTTTTGACTTTAAAATCCCATTTTCCTTCCAAAACCACTTCTATTGATGAGATATTCTGTGATGAAGTATGTTGCGATGAGGCATTGTGCGTGGATTTTTGGATATGGATTTGAGGTGCTAAACACATAAGAGGATACACCCTTTAAGAGAGATTATAGATTTTAAGTCTATAATTATACATTTTATTTTTGAATTTTTATTTTTATTAAATGAGGAATACACTTGAAGGCTTTTTTTAATGGATTATTTTTGGTGTGTTTGGTGATTTTACAAGTTAGCAACGC carries:
- a CDS encoding MlaE family ABC transporter permease gives rise to the protein MCLAPQIHIQKSTHNASSQHTSSQNISSIEVVLEGKWDFKVKKSQLITLQKLIASGIDSIVFAQNAEIDIAFATFLKQQTKDIEIQIITTPQTQKVFDLCVNQISESKPKLPFLQNLVNIIGTFGMYIYNFSASFLDFVNFVGMSFYFLSLSLFKREVRISPLLYHINESGFKALPVSLLTAFIVGFAIALQGAVQLEALGAPLLSVETTAKLSLREMGPFILALVIAGRSASSFTAQIGVMQITEEIDAMKTMNFNPIAFLVIPRLFALMIAMPLLVFLADAFSLIGGMIAVYVQLGIDFQTYIGRFYETVEWSHFWLGIIKAPFFGAAIALVGCFRGFCIKGDSQELGRITTISVVNALFWIIAIDAIFSFLTARLGI
- a CDS encoding ABC transporter ATP-binding protein, with the translated sequence MANTKNITNIIEVRNLCTAYGNRLIHDNLSFDIKQGEIFGILGGSGSGKSTLLRSMILLNKPKSGEIVIFGENIWNLQNPQTFLNRCGILFQFGALYSSLSVIENVSVLLEEYSHYPKSTIVEVAKSLIHNVGLDSSVYDLYPYELSGGMKKRVGLARALALSPEILFLDEPTSGLDPASAQQFDQLICKLREEFKMTIVMITHDLDSINDTADRFLMLKDGKIEFLGNLNELKSQILSLSKQNLFFSKRGERLWKDA
- a CDS encoding HD domain-containing protein — translated: MKTPRLKASLLRKIFVAASIHRWNDQACPVEFVELDKQAHKMVITYLLAKYEEIDGKEIDWERLILYFCFDFFARVVLTDIKPPVFHELQRYHKKDLAQFVIKELREDLQEYEFFEDFEHYLSHTHQSIETQILRAAHYYASKWEFDIIYRFNPYMFDVENIKASIDKEVEQLYNLNGMKQIVLFKNISEIVTMFGQLRFQKRWSQTPRVPATSVLGHTLVVAICGYLLSLDLGACKQMRINHFLGGLFHDLPEILTRDIISPIKSSVAGLDEQIKLIEERAVEEKILIHMPESIRADIVYFTRNEFANRYLIECFPHYTKNWQELFLNFNQDEYNPVCGQFLKVCDHLSAFLEAKISISHGISSKDLIEGADGIYEKRHNESIHDLDLGALFRDFC
- a CDS encoding MlaD family protein, which encodes MERRVNYLLIGGMFFVIIIAFVAFVLWFGHIGLGSDKMKKYYIYTQYDVLGIGNKTPVRYKGITIGNVENIKLNTQTGLVEIIVAIDKSIPINRGSSVVIDAQGLAGLNYLAFKPKLNAPLIGDDDEPILLLEKNFIGKITDQADQLANGMLDVLNNFHALMSKQNIENFSQTMASLNIFAKDLNIMSKKIDSILQTTNNLVSTIDTKVSQGEYDIKSTLLPTINQAEKSLHNLDSFLQKSQNLIDKFNNNPYNTLFGEQK